A single genomic interval of Lewinellaceae bacterium harbors:
- a CDS encoding glutamate synthase subunit beta, which produces MADPKGFLKHTRELPKARKPRERVKDYKEIYEEFSTKKTVQQASRCMDCGIPFCHSGCPLGNIIPEFNDAVYEDDWRLAYEILSSTNNFPEFTGRICPAPCETACVLGINQPAVAIEHIEKSIAEVAYEKGYVRPQPPTMRTGKKVAVIGSGPAGLAAAAQLNKAGHLVTVFERNDRIGGLLRYGIPDFKLEKWVVERRVAVMEAEGVRFRTNANVGVNVDPQELLDDFDALLLCGGSTIPRDLNIPGRELEGVHFAMEFLEQNNRRVAGEPIPEEEAVMAANKHVLVIGGGDTGADCVGTSNRHKAKSVTQIELLSKPPQERDPYSWPNWPMVLRTSSSHDEGCERQWAILTKEFIGDKNGKLKAVKLVDIEWAKDARTGRYAFKEVEGTERDIPCQLALLAVGFLHPQFEGMIEKLGVGVDDRGNVRDDNYQTNQDKVFAAGDMRRGQSLVVWAIAEGREAARRVDEYLMGSSMLEARDDSLMMVRE; this is translated from the coding sequence ATGGCAGACCCAAAAGGATTCTTAAAACACACCCGCGAGCTCCCCAAGGCGCGCAAGCCCAGGGAGCGGGTTAAAGACTATAAAGAGATTTACGAGGAATTCAGCACGAAGAAGACCGTGCAGCAGGCCTCCCGTTGCATGGATTGCGGCATTCCGTTTTGCCACAGCGGTTGCCCGCTGGGCAACATCATTCCCGAATTCAATGATGCGGTATACGAGGACGACTGGCGACTGGCCTACGAAATATTGAGCAGCACCAACAACTTTCCCGAATTCACGGGCCGGATTTGCCCGGCGCCCTGCGAGACCGCCTGCGTACTGGGCATCAACCAGCCGGCGGTGGCCATCGAGCACATTGAGAAGTCGATCGCGGAAGTGGCTTACGAAAAGGGCTACGTACGGCCGCAGCCGCCAACGATGCGCACCGGAAAAAAGGTGGCAGTCATAGGTTCGGGGCCGGCGGGGCTGGCCGCTGCCGCCCAGCTCAATAAGGCTGGCCACCTGGTGACCGTCTTCGAGCGCAACGACCGCATCGGCGGCCTGCTGCGCTACGGCATCCCCGATTTCAAACTGGAAAAATGGGTGGTCGAACGGCGCGTGGCGGTCATGGAGGCCGAGGGCGTGCGGTTTCGGACGAACGCCAACGTGGGCGTGAACGTCGACCCTCAGGAATTGCTCGACGATTTCGACGCCCTGCTGCTCTGCGGTGGCTCCACCATTCCCCGCGACTTGAACATCCCCGGCCGCGAACTCGAAGGCGTACATTTCGCCATGGAATTCCTGGAACAGAACAACCGCCGCGTGGCCGGCGAGCCCATCCCGGAAGAAGAGGCCGTAATGGCTGCCAACAAACACGTGCTCGTCATCGGCGGGGGCGATACCGGCGCCGATTGCGTGGGCACTTCCAACCGCCACAAGGCCAAATCGGTCACTCAGATCGAGCTGCTCTCCAAGCCGCCCCAAGAGCGCGATCCCTACAGCTGGCCCAATTGGCCGATGGTACTGCGCACCTCCTCCAGCCACGACGAGGGCTGCGAGCGCCAGTGGGCCATTCTGACCAAGGAATTCATCGGCGACAAAAACGGCAAGCTCAAGGCTGTTAAACTGGTAGACATCGAATGGGCCAAGGATGCCAGGACGGGGCGCTATGCCTTTAAAGAAGTGGAAGGCACGGAGCGCGACATCCCCTGCCAACTGGCCCTGCTGGCCGTCGGCTTCCTGCATCCGCAGTTCGAGGGCATGATTGAAAAGCTGGGCGTCGGTGTAGACGACCGGGGCAACGTGCGCGACGACAACTACCAAACCAACCAGGATAAGGTCTTCGCCGCCGGCGATATGCGCCGGGGGCAGTCGCTGGTCGTCTGGGCCATTGCCGAAGGCCGCGAAGCCGCTCGCCGGGTGGACGAGTACCTGATGGGCAGCTCCATGCTGGAGGCGCGGGATGACAGTTTGATGATGGTGAGGGAGTAA
- a CDS encoding NAD-dependent deacylase, with protein MKKIVVLTGAGVSAESGIKTFRDAGGLWEGHDVMEVASPQGWQKNQELVLDFYNQRRRQLKEVKPNAAHYSLVELEESFEVSIITQNVDDLHERAGSNTVIHLHGELLKARSTRNPDLVYEWAEDIAVGDACELGSQLRPHIVWFGEAVPMIEAAALETMTADAVIIIGTSMQVYPAAGLVSFAEKAQRIFYIDPKPAINHELSRAVSLSVVAEPATIGVPQVVKELLGK; from the coding sequence ATGAAAAAGATAGTAGTCCTTACGGGGGCGGGCGTTAGCGCCGAGAGTGGAATCAAGACCTTCCGGGACGCCGGCGGGCTGTGGGAAGGACATGACGTAATGGAAGTGGCCTCTCCTCAGGGCTGGCAAAAGAACCAGGAACTCGTTCTGGATTTCTACAACCAGAGGCGGCGCCAACTCAAGGAAGTAAAACCCAATGCCGCCCATTATTCCCTGGTGGAACTGGAGGAAAGTTTCGAAGTCAGCATCATCACTCAAAACGTAGATGACCTGCACGAACGAGCCGGCAGCAACACCGTCATCCACCTGCACGGCGAGCTGCTCAAAGCCCGCAGCACCAGGAATCCTGACCTCGTCTACGAATGGGCAGAAGACATCGCGGTGGGCGACGCCTGCGAGCTGGGCAGCCAGCTGCGCCCCCATATTGTCTGGTTTGGAGAGGCCGTGCCCATGATCGAAGCGGCTGCCCTGGAAACCATGACGGCAGACGCGGTGATCATCATCGGCACCTCCATGCAGGTATATCCGGCGGCCGGCCTGGTAAGTTTTGCCGAAAAGGCGCAGCGCATTTTCTACATCGACCCCAAACCGGCGATCAACCACGAACTCAGCCGGGCCGTCAGCCTGTCGGTAGTCGCTGAACCAGCTACTATTGGCGTGCCTCAGGTGGTAAAAGAACTGCTGGGAAAATGA
- a CDS encoding aminotransferase class I/II-fold pyridoxal phosphate-dependent enzyme — MHLSEILTHLGEERAQYFNAVSPPVIQTSNFAFQSLDEFRRAFSNELGHHIYSRGNNPTVEILRKKLAALEQTEDALVFSSGMGAISAAVLANVQAGSHVVCVESPYSWTKSLLHDYLPRFGVSTTFADGRDIANIEQAIRSNTTLLYLESPNTLTFELQDIRACAGLARRRGLVTVLDNSYASPIFQRPASMGVDIVVHSGTKYLNGHSDVVFGALCTSRAMARKIFEGEYMTMGGILAPHDAALAIRGLRTLELRMHRCHASGLQIARYLEQHPKVERVIHPLLPSFPQYELAKAQMQGAGGLFSVYLKAGSLEKAEAFFNNLEHFLLAVSWGGHESLVLPSAAFYNIPGKAGPIAPWNLVRFYIGLEDPQWLIKSLDKALGHV; from the coding sequence ATGCACCTCAGTGAAATTCTCACCCACCTGGGCGAAGAGAGAGCGCAGTATTTCAACGCCGTTTCTCCCCCTGTCATCCAGACCAGCAACTTCGCCTTTCAATCGCTGGACGAGTTCCGCCGGGCTTTCAGCAACGAGTTGGGCCACCACATCTACAGCCGGGGCAACAACCCTACGGTAGAAATCCTGCGCAAAAAACTGGCAGCGCTGGAACAAACCGAAGACGCCCTCGTATTTTCCAGCGGCATGGGCGCCATCTCGGCCGCCGTGCTGGCCAACGTGCAAGCCGGCAGCCACGTGGTTTGCGTGGAATCGCCTTATTCCTGGACGAAATCCCTGCTCCATGACTACCTGCCCCGCTTCGGCGTATCCACGACCTTTGCCGACGGCCGGGATATCGCCAATATCGAACAGGCGATCCGGAGCAATACCACCCTGCTCTATCTGGAAAGCCCCAATACCCTCACTTTTGAACTTCAGGACATCCGGGCCTGCGCCGGGCTGGCACGGCGGCGCGGGCTGGTTACGGTGCTGGACAACAGCTACGCCTCTCCCATCTTTCAGCGGCCGGCCTCCATGGGCGTCGACATCGTCGTGCATTCCGGCACCAAATACCTCAACGGGCACAGCGATGTCGTTTTTGGCGCCCTGTGCACCAGCCGGGCCATGGCCCGGAAGATTTTCGAAGGAGAGTACATGACAATGGGCGGCATCCTGGCGCCTCACGATGCGGCGCTGGCCATCCGGGGGTTGCGCACGCTGGAGTTGCGCATGCACCGCTGCCACGCAAGCGGCCTGCAGATTGCCCGCTATCTGGAACAACACCCTAAGGTAGAACGGGTCATCCACCCGCTGCTGCCCTCATTTCCACAGTACGAGCTGGCCAAAGCCCAGATGCAGGGCGCCGGCGGGTTGTTTTCCGTATACCTCAAAGCCGGCAGCCTGGAAAAAGCGGAGGCTTTTTTCAACAACCTGGAGCATTTTCTGCTGGCCGTCTCCTGGGGCGGGCACGAATCGCTGGTATTGCCTTCGGCGGCTTTCTACAACATTCCCGGCAAAGCCGGCCCGATAGCCCCCTGGAATCTGGTTCGGTTCTACATCGGGCTGGAAGATCCTCAATGGCTGATCAAAAGCCTGGACAAGGCCTTAGGGCATGTCTAA